The genomic window ACCGGGaaccggggtggtggtgggggagaaTACCGGGGGACACACACCGGGGGGGCTGTGTCCGTGCCGGGGCTACCCACCTCTTCCACAGAGCCCAGCCCGATGGCGCTGCCGCGGCGTCCCCGCCGGCTCCCGGGCACCAGCAGCGACTGGGGACGGCACCGCGTCACCGGCCccgggggggcaccgggggcaccgggaggggcggggccgcgcgggTGAATGGGGttgcggggagggggcggggccgacgagggggtgggaggggcttAAGCGAAGGGGCGGGCGGTGGGCCTGAAGAGGCGGGGCTTAAGGGCTGGGCGGGGCGTGCGCCTGTCGGCGAGGCGCGGGGCTACcttggggctgggggcggggggggggggaacggggcgGGGCTGGCGAGCGCGGGGCGGCCCTGTCCCCTAGAGGGGGCGCGGCCTCGCGGCGGTGGGCGTGTCCTCAGCCAGGCGCCGGCAGGCAAGCTGCCCGGGCGGTGGGCGTGGCCAGCGCGGTGGGGGCGTGTCCCGGGGCGGGGCTCTCACGCCGGGAGCACCGGCGGCGgcgttggcggggggggggggggggggggggggggcgttgagGGGGTCCCGGGGCGGGGTGGTCCCGGACTCCAGGGAGaggctgcacccccccccccctccccgtcagcaccccccccccccggtactgCCGGGCGCCCCCGTCCAGCAGTTTTGGCGGGGGAAGACGACGGACGACGCCCCCGCCGTACCCCACCTTGAAGGACTCGAAGAATCCCGGTGCGGCGGCGCCGTTGTCGGGACGTTCGTCGTCGGGGCCGAGCCCCAGCATGGCCTGGCTGCGGGCCTGCAGCTCTTCGTGCAGCGTCTCCAGCAGCGCCGCCCGCGTCCGCTCCTGCGCACCCACCGCGCTGCCGGGGACCCGCTGccaccccccgcccgcccccacGGCACCCACGGCACACGCTGTGTACGGCACCCCCGAGCACGGCACCCACAGCAGGCGCTGTGCCAGCCGTACGgggcacccccccacacacccacccagcacccacagcGGGCGCCGCAGCCGCCGTACGGGGCACCCACGCAGGCTGCCCACCCACCCGGCACTCAGCGTGCACGGCGCCCGCAGCAGGCGCGGCACCCTCAGACACGCCACCGCCGCAGGCACGGCCCCACCCCACGCCCGGCAGCAACCCAGCGTACCCAGCACCCACACACAGAGCACCCGGCATACACGGCACCCACCTGCACAGCCCCCCCGCATCGTCCACGGCACCCACAGGCACAGCCCCACCGTACGCACGGCACCCGTGGCGTGCGCGGCACCCCCAGAACTGCTGCAGGCGCAGTACCCACGGCATGCACGGCACCCACTTACAGGCACGGCACCCGCGGCAGACATAGGCCCCGCAGCaggcacagcacccacagcacccatggcATGCACCACCCCACGTCCACAGCACCCACGTGCCCCACGGCGTGAACAGCCCTGTTGCAGATGCGGCGCCGCGCTCAGCACCCACGTTTGCACCCACCTCCAGCTTGGCGAACTTCTCGGCCTTGTAGCAGGCGTACTCGGCGTTGATGAGCTTCGTCAGCAGGAATTCCTGGAACTCAGGGCCCTGTGAGGGCGAGGGGCAACCCTGGGTGGGTGCCACTCTGGGGACACAGCCCCCCCACACACcgacagcacccatgggtgctcaccTTCCTGAAGACGGCAGGGTCGGGCAGTGGCGGGCCGAAGAAGGGCACGTCGTCACGGGCAGTGACGGAGAcctgtggtgggtgggtgggtgtgacGGGGCACCCCactgcccccagcaccccataaggatggggaaactgaggcatgggccAGTACCTTGTAGAGGGTCCCCTGGGAGCCgccctgctccagctgcaccACCACGAAGGCGTGGAGGAAGTTGGAGGCGATCATGTCGGGGACGAAGGGGGTGTTCTCATCCTGGAAGACGATGGCCACGATGTCATTGCCGATGTGACGCTTCCGCTGCagctgtggggatgggggggacacggggaacAGGGAGGGCGGTCACACCGGGGGGGGCAAAAGGAATGGCAGACCCTGTGCCCCATAGGTGCCCCTGGAGCTTTTGCATCCCATAGACGACCTCCAGCACCCATTGGGTGTGCTGCTAGCCCTTGTGTCCCACAgatgccccccagcacccatgggtgtcccagGAGCCCCTGCACCCCATGGACACCCCCAAAGCACCCATAGGTGCCCCACCAGACCTTCCACCCCATGAGGGTGCCCCAGGACCCCTTACACCTCCCCCCCCAAGCACCCAtgtgttccccctccccccccccccagcccttgctTCCCGCCTTCCTCCatcccctctcccagcacccctgggtgccccacCTGCTGGGCATCCCCCTCGGTGTAGGGCAGCTTGGTGGAGACGTGGAACATGATCTCCTTGTCACGGAAGTGGCAGTAGACCGACTCGCTGCCTGTCTGCCCGTGGGTCACATCCAGCCCCCCCCGAAACCTGGGTGGTGGGGGGACAGGCACCCTGAACCTGGGATCCACGGGTGCCCCGCACCCAGCACCCCATCACGCACCCCTTGAAGTCCCGCAGCTGCACCCGTTGACCCAGGATGTCGAGGAATTCTGTGAACGCCGGGCTCTCCTCCGTGGTGCCAAAAAGCTCCTCCTCAGAGGTCTGCGGTGGGGTGGGGATGGGTGCCAGCACCCacccgggacccccccaccctAACCCCCGCCCACCCCACCCCATACCTGCCCCAGTTTTTGGTAGATGACCCCAAATTTGAAGTGGTTGCTGAGCACGTGCTCGTCGAAGGCGAGGATGAGGCGGGATGCCTGCAGGGTCAGGAGGGGGTGGAGgttgggtggggggcaccccggggtgccccccaCCTGTGGGTGCTCCCTCCACCCCGTTCACCTTGGGGTAGAGCACAGGGTAGAAGCGATCCACGTTGACATCCTCGCACACCAGCTGCGGGAAGGATGGGTGATGCAATGGgtagcccagggaggggagcacccatgggtgctgccggGGGTGTTGCACCCACCTTGGCCATCTGCACCACGTTGGGGAACTCGGCCAGGCAGGAGATGGGCACCACGTCGTGCAGGGTGCGGGCACGGGTGCTgcggggtgaggtgggggggtcAGGATGGCCCCCTACCCCcagccagcacccatgggtgccccctgGCAGCCTGCTCACCGCAGCAGCAGGTGGAGGTGCTCTTGCTCATCGTACTTGAGGGAGAAGACCAGGTGGCCCAGCGCCGGGTCCAGGGAGTAGTAGTTGAAGTGCTCCTGCGGGGAGGGGGCCAAGCACCCATGGCAGCCCCAGTGAGTGCTCATGCTGACAGACACCCGTGCCATGGGGCACCCACGCCCATGAGCACCAATATCCATGAGCACCCATACCTGTAGGGCACCCATCCCACAGACACTTGTAGGTTCCCTATGCCCACGGACACCTGTGTCTACAAGCACCCACGCCATAGGGCACCCAGATCCCTGAGCAGCCATAAACCTGAGCACTCATCCCCATGGGGCACCCATGTCCATGAGCACCCATACTCACAGATACCATCACCTATGGAGCCCCTACGCTCACGGGCTCACATGCAATGAGCCACCCATGCCCATGAGCAACCATGCCATGGGGCACCCAGGTGCATGAGCACCCACACCCACAGGGCTCCCATGCTCCCATAGATACCCACACCCATACGCATAAGCACCCATGCCATGGGGCACCCATGTCCTTAAGCACCCATGCTTATGAGGTCTCCATGACCACGCCCAGGCCCAGCCACCCCAAGCACCCATCCCTGGAGCACCCCCAGGGCCTCACCTTGCCCAAGAAGTGCTTGCGGTAGATCTTGGCCGTGTGGTTGCCCTCAAGCCTTGCCCGGGTGCTGGGTGCCGGGGTGTGGGGGGAATCGGGTGCCCCGCTCAGCTGGTGGTTGGTGCCCTCGATCCAGTAACCCCCAAACTGCGGCAGGAGGATGAGGGGGAACGGCCCTTCCCGGCCCAGCACCTGCACCCACAACTGAGGTGAGCGCTCtggccacccacccacccagccgcTTGCCTGCCACTGCACCCATCTCTGGAGGGGAGTGGGTGGTCTACCTCGTGCACGCTGGGGTAGGGGATGTAGTCCTCCTCCGTCTGCAAGATAATGGGGTGGGTGAAGGCTACACCAGCgcccatgggtgctggggtgggtgaAGGCCACtcaggcacccatgggtgctggttGGCTACCCCCACCCCAGCAATGCCTACCTTGAGTGGTGGGGGGATACCATGGCGCTGCTGGGCCATCCTGCTGCCCTGCGGGAGATGGGGGCTGTGGGTGTCCATTACCCCACCTTGGGatgagcacccatgggtgggcaGCACCCACGGAGGCTTACCTTGGGGTGGGGTGGCCAAGGGGATGGCGGTGCCAGCTGGAGATATGTCTAGGTGGTGCAGGGGGGCCCACGGAGGTCCATGGCGCTTtctgggggagaggagagctccCCCACAACCCCTTGCCGTGACACTTGACCGCTTGGGCAGCAGCGTTACCCCTGAAGCCTACTGATGGCAGCAAGCCAAGCGCCACCTTGCTGGCTGCCAGGAGCCAGCGGGCCAGGAGCGGCAGGTGTTGGGTTCACTACACGGGGGTGCCCGGCTACTGAGGTCGTCCCCCCAACTCATCGCGTCCCCCCACCgccacccacctccccccccacccccccgaaggGCGCCCTctgcgggcgggaggcggcgccCGCGGGGCAGCACCACGGACAGCGCCGGGCAccggcagcgccgagcaccgcCCGGGACACgggaggggggacacgggggggacacgcCGCGACAGCGGCCCCGCTGCAAAGCCGTCCTTGTGCAAACGCAGCCGTGGTGCAAACGGGTCCCAGCCCCCTGCAAACACAGCCCGGCCGCCCGCGACCCCTCCCGCGAGCACGAACGCCCGTGTAAACGCGCCCCGTCCCTGTGCAAACACGGCGGCGTGCGAGCGTGTCCCTGGTGCAACGGGGAGCCTCGTGCAAACGCACCCCATCCCTGTGCAAAGGCGATGCTGGTGCAAAGGCCCCCCTGGTGCAAATGAGCCCCGTCCCTGTGCAAACACGACCCTGGTGCAAACGCGACCCATCCCTGTGCAAGCACGACCCTGGTGCAAACGCGACCTGTCCCCGTGCAAACGCGTCCCCGTGCAAACACGACCCTGGTGCAAACGTGACACGTCCCTGCGCACCCGTGGGTCCCGGTGTGACCCTGCCGGGCAGTGGGGCCctgtggggtcctggggggggggggtgtctcccatcgctccccaccccccagcacccaagggtggggggaggcagtccccggggggggggtgtagtagaagcggcgggggggggacgacgacacccaaatgtggggccaggctgggggcgggggggggggggcataaggGGCAGATTGCGGGgactgggctggggggggcacgggggtgGGGGAGATGatgggggcaggatgggggggaggCAGAAAGGGGGGGACAGATTTTGGGGTAGCGCCGGGGGGGgggcaaggttgggggggggggcaggttgaGGGGGTTAATTAATGCGGGAGAtatctggggggggggaaggctgggagggaggcaATTCATGGGGGACATATTTTGGGGAGGGGCAGGTTGGGGGGTATATGGGGGGGgttgattccccccccccggcctcgccgGTACCGGCAGCGGCTGAAGGTCACCGGGGGACGGGCCCCCCCCGGTACTGCgccggtggcggggggggacgacacggacACCGCGGGGGTTGGGGTGTCGCCGGGGGGACCCCGGTTCCCGGTGCCCGCGGCGCGGCACTTACCGGAGGGTCGGCGGGGCCGGTGCCGGTACCGGAGCGGAGCCGGTaccggagcggagcggagcgggggccCCGCCGCTCTCAGCCACCGCGCCGCGTCAcgtgcggcggggcggggcggcccctcCGGGGGCGGCCGATACCGGGGAACCGGTACCGGAACCAGGAACCGGCACCGGGGAACCGGTACCGGAACCGGGAACCGATACCAGCTCCGGGAACGGGGCGCTGGGAACGGCATcacccccccagcctgggggggTCCCGTGTCCCTTGTCCGTCCCCCCCAGGACCACCTGGATGCCGCCTcctgctgtccccagcacccGTGTCCAtcccgtcgtcgtcccccccccatgCCGGGGTAGCCCCCAACTCCCTCCCTGGTCCCCGGGGAACcctctccagcccccccccccccccccccaatggccAGTACCCGGGTCAATCACCTGCatccccccatcctcctcctccccctttgcCTAGCGGGGTcccccctgcatccctccccgGTATCCCCACCCATCACCCCTCACCTCCCCAAGACCCTCTCCATCACCCCCCAACAGCACCCAGGACGTgagcgacccccccccccccccagcacccatctccCCTCAGGGGCTATTTCAGAGGGACACCCCAGCTCCAGGGGCCCTCGAGGAATGGCTGgcaccagctccctgctgccGGGTGCCAGGGCGGAAGGAGCCGGGGCCTGGCACCGAGCCCCGGCCACGCAGCCCCCCAGGGAAGCGGCAACCCGGGCAATGCGCCAGTGCGGGGAGAGGGTGAGACGTGACGCGCCGGCGTGGGGTTGGGGACACCGAAACCAACCCTGCAGCTGCCTTGGCCCATCCCGCACCTGTGCTTCCACGGGGAAAGGGCTGCCAAACGGCACACGGCACCGTTGAGCCTCCAATAAAAACCACACGATGTGCCAAGGTTGGTGCGATGCCCAGCGCCGCAGGGATCCTGCTcactcccatccccatcccttttTTTGGGATGGTCCAGAGCGAGATTTGCAGCCTAAGAAATCCCCAGCCTTCCGGGGAGGTGTTAAAACACAAGACAGACCATGTGTATGCGCTTTAATAAGGCTTCCACAGCTCAAATGACAATTTTAATCCGATAATGTTTGCAAATAACAGACAAAACGGTAATTGGGCCTTTGATCACATCTTGTACCTGCGTCCTCCGTGAGATACGGCGATGCCACGCTGCGGCCATACATCGCTTCTCGGAAACACCGCCACGGCCCTGGCTAATACCTTAACCCACTGAGTTTAGAGACTTTAATTTTGCAATGTTATAAGCTCAAGGAAGAGATTgtttgtaacattaaaaaaaaaattaacagcaaattggaaaaaatagaaacaacAACAGAATTTCCAGGGAATATGTACACAAGCGAGTGCTTCAGTATGGGAAGAAGAAAACCTCCTGCCCGTTCCCAAAGGATGAAGCGGCTTTGGCGTGCCAAATTCCTGCTGACGTCTTTACCTTGGGAAAGAATACGCGGGTCCAAATTGCCCCAAAACCAACCTTTTAAGAGCTCCACAGCCCCCAGATGTTGGCTGCTTCGCCCCAAAACCTGCCAGGGACGGGGAGGAGGATGCAGAACCCCCGTTCTCAGCAAAGGGCAGATGTAATTCTTCAgataaaagataaaatttaaaataaacgcTACTGGGGTTGTTAGGATGGGATACGTGGCCCCTGCCCTCTTCTCACAGCCCCAAACTCCtgcagtcctttaaaaaaaatgaagctgatgCGGCAGCAACCCAACTCTCTGCATCACATTTTGCCGCGGAAACAAGTTAAAAggctgaaaaggaagaggaaataccTAACTTTATTACAGAGATACCTCGacagtgcccttttttttttttttttttttttttttttttttttaaagtctggaaGTGGTACACTAGTTCCTGCTACTAATGGGTAATGGGGAGAGATCCTTTCTGGGAGctacagatgcaaaaaaaaaaaaaaaaaaaaaaaaaaaattattagtgcATTCCTGAAAAATGAGGagaacagagggggaaaaaaccaaaacctcttcCCATGGAAACAGGGCACCCACCCGCACCCCCTTTGCTCTGGTTCAGGCTCCCCCAAGCCATGGGCGTGAGCTCTCCTGGCAGTCCCGGACTGGAGGAAAAGATGTTATCAAAAGTCGTTAAAATACCCCACGTTTCTAAAAAACACAGTTCACAGAGAAAGACCAGGTGGTTATTGAAAGATCATCAAACATTTGGAAGTGAAGGCGAGCGGCTGAAAAGCCGGCGAGGGAGGCAGCTCCCTGTCCCCTCCGCGATGGAAGGCTTTCGGAGGCAGACCACAGCTTACATTTTCAGTTAAATAAGATgaagtttgggggggttttttggtgttttttttgttttgttttttttttgaaagagctaGACATTCCTCACAAGTAACAATTTCTTTACTTCCATGCTGTACTGAAAGAGTAATAGTGGATCAAAGACAGGATTATCTGTAAGCAGGTTACACCTAAAGAGTTACTCGAGAACAGATCAAGATGTTTTTGATCTACTGAATTACAACCCCTTTTCGGACAGATGAGCGCGGTGCGGGATTTGAGTCAGGGAATACACAAGAATGCCTCCGTCTCCCTCGCCTGTAAACATGATACGCTCTTACTGCTGCTAAACTTTCCAACCTTCCTGttgctttattaaatataaaatcgGGAACGTTCTCTTGAAGGCAGGATGTCCTTCAGTGCAATCTGCTTTGACATAAGgcatttttttttgggggggggggagggcagtcATTTCAGAATGGGTTTCTGCCTTCTGGAAGAGTCAAAGAGTTCAGTACTgtatccaccttttttttttttcttttaatgcccTACCATGTCAAAATCCTCTTCCCTTCTGGTCGCTCCTCTGTTGCTCAGAAAACCATCAGTGTCCAAGTAAACCAGTCCCTGAGGACAAAAAAAGACAATCACCAAAAGATGATGACACTTACGGGATGGAGACAAAATTAGCATGGGCTTAAAtaaaggcggggagggggggaaccccAGACTCACCTTTAAATCCTTCTTCAGGCATACAAACTgaggatggaaagaaaaaggcacagggtTAGAAGTCTCTCGACAAGTTGTTTCTAAAGGGATCTTTTGTTGGAGTGGTGGCGTACCACTGGATCTCCCATTGACAGTGACAGGAAAGATTCAACGTCTCTATTTTCTACCTTTacaacccaaacccaacacaATCCTTGGCCACCAACACAGCTCCCAAAATCACAGTGATGAGGTGCCTTCCCTGAACCCCAAAACCTTCCAGGGTCCCCCCCCGCCTCACCTTGCATAACGTCATCCATCGCTGCGTAATCTGCAATTGGTTCATCAGCCTGGAAAATAAAGTGGAGCAGGGGATTAATGAACAAGCCACCTCGTTTGGAAGTTCACAGCCCGATCAGTTCATGATGCTGCTCTGGAGGGGAGCGGGGAACAGGTCTCTTGCCCAAACAGTGTCTGAGAACAAGAGGGGAGGACTTGCTCCATACTTTAGCCATATTTTGGGCTGGTAGGTATCCAGCTCAGCAGCAAAGATCAGATAATAAaagctcctttaaaaaaagaggattttccTCCTCCAAGAAGGAGCTTCAGGAAGAACTCATTAAATTAGGCTACCGAGCACCCACGGGTGGTCACATCTAGTGCACAGCAGTTTTCACATGCACCAcaacatgtttttctttgcttgtacAAAAATCAGTTCAATTCTCTGCTTTATTCAACTTCCTTTCAGCAGCCAGACTCTCACATTACCTTTAATAAAATGACGGACTCAGGGATGACTCCCAGGCTGCCGAGCGTTGCGGTATCATCGCTCAGTATCTTCCCGTCGATCGACAAATTCTGGTCGAAGGGAGCAACTGAAAATGCATGCATGATCTGTGCCAACACAATGAGACACGCTGAttttttgcagagggaaaaatatACCACTGAGCTACACAAAAATACCACATTTAGAAGAGCAACACGGGCCTTTTGATGCCACATGGGATTTTATACTCTTCCCCTCCATCCCCTCACAGCCACACACTcctaattttgtgttttcttactcGAGACGACTCATTCCTTGGAGGAAAAACATCTTACctgtattttcagttctttcagtgTCTGATTAGCAGAAACAAGCAGTGCTTTCTCCCCTCTGACTTTCCGGTGCCGGGTGCTTCGCCTGATGCCTTGCTTTTGGTAAGTGATGTAGCTCTGGTGCGAGATCTTCTGGCGCTTCGCACCACCGTTAGTCTAGAAACAAGAGGCAAAAATCAGGAGCCCAAGTTTGGGATTGGTGGAAAATACAACCTCCCCTTACCCTGGACTGTGTTTCGGGCAAGTCGGTCATGCGAGGGAAGGCACGAAGTGCTGAAAAGTCCCTTCAGAAGCAAACCACCGCATGCAAGTACCAAGAGGACCAAAGGACTTTGCTTGAAACCTTGGTTCCTGCTTCTAATGCTAGTGTGGGGCGGATTACTAGCCAAGCGTAGGAGTCACCATCAATATTTGATCTCTCCAAAAACAAAGGGATGGTGTGGTATGACCATTGAAATAATTTAAGACACTGTTGTTTTTGCCTGCTAGTGGCAAATGGAGGAGGAGGGCTATCCCATCATGCTGACTCAAGAAGATGATGCAAAAACCAAGGAACCTGGTGGTATTTTTGATCTCTACCTGGTTAAAATCTGGGTCTTGCTCCCCCTCTGgcttgttttcctccctttcctcttcaGCTTCGGAGCTGCTCACGTTCAGCTCTGGAGCAGCGTCCTTCATTACCTGAAGTCATAAAAATCATTCTCCGTAACTAACCCGACAGCATCAACCCACACTGTCACATCATGGCAAACAGCTTGCTGAGACTTCCAGGATGCCACCTTGATCCAATGAACCGAGGCAGAGCAGGAACAACCCAGGGATCTGCTCTGCATGCTCTGCAAAGTCTTCTccacccctccccagctgcactgAACCATGGGGGGATTCGGCTCAGGAGAACAAGCTTCTCTCTTGAATTGCAGGTGCTTCCTGCAGCTCAGGACCTACCCTCCTCTCTAGGCAAAGGGAAAGTCTCCAGGGGCCTGGACTGATTTCTTTCCCATTAGCTGGCTGCTTCTCTGGTTCATCTAAGTGTATTACGAAAGCCCTAACACAGAGAAAGGAATATTATCTGTAAATTAGACACTTAGCCATCCCCACAGCAGACCAACAGAGGCACTCAGCACCATTATTTATGGGTCTGGAGGTTGTAAGTAAATGAAATCTAAATAATTTACgcaaacatataaataaaaaggaTGTTCAGTTCTGTATAAGTCACTCCAGGAGGCATGGATCTGCCGGACTTCAATTCAAATCTATGCTTCAGATGGAGCTGGGGTTTGCAAGATCCCAGGAGACTGGTGCGCTCTCCATCCTGGATGCCCGACAGCTCGCTTCTCCGTCAATGTATTTGCAATTAACAATACAATCCCAGCTTCCAAACATCCAGCACCAACCGCAGCCTCCCCAGAGCCTTCCGGATTCCAGCAGTGCTGCCCTACGCTGATTTTATATGGCCATGGCTTCCCTCTTGCAGTGTCAGCTGGAGGAGGTACCCTGGGGTTGCAGAGTGGGGGAAGAGCAGGGGCGAGGGAATGGGAAACACTGCCTGGCTTTGCAAATCAAAACTGGTGGGGAAGGAAGCAGTAGCTTCGAGTGTCACTGTCTGCAATCCTCGCGGGCAGCGCTGCCGCGCTGCTGGCGAGCATTattgctgctttgcatcttgctgagGCTGCCCTGTTAATGAGGGATCTTGCAGGCAAGCTCTCGCCTCCTCTCTCCAACTCCAGCTGCTCGGCAAAGAATAGCTGCCTGTTTTTTGCCAGCCCCACGTGTGAGCAGAGTCCTGTCCAGccccagaaaaaaacacaccaccctCCTCTGCACCAGAGCCAAGATACAGCCTCGAGATTCAGCCTCCAGACAGGCTGATATCCCCTAGCTGATGGCTCTCTTGAGCAGTCACTGTGCTGCATGCTCTCCATCTCACAACCAAGGCAGAAACCCACCCAGCCTCCAGAACCCTGCAGTTCTCCAGGCTTCAGTTCCTCCCTTAGATTGACAGGGAGGTGGAAATCAATGAGAGGTAAAAAAACCGAAACCACCCATGCTGCAAAGGTGCAGGGACATCTTTATCTGAGCTTGCCCATGAGCCTTGGTTTCCCCCTTAAAGCATAAAACAAGCCCTAAGGAAGAAGACTTACTGTAACCAGCTTTTGGGTACCTGTAAAGCCAATTCTAGGCTGATACTGATCCCTTAAGGCACCAGTAAAGCAGAGACATAATTCACAGCTTTGTAGGGGATCCTGAAAACCATCTCTAAGTTCACTGCTATTTCATCAGCACAGAGTTAAGCCCTTATTTCTATCTAGGAATAAATGTCACTTGagcaaacaagaaaggaaatgACAAATATTGGACATGGAGGAGAACAGGTAGAGCCCGATAATGCAATTATAAATACAGAAATGGTTACAATATTGCCTAAAATAATCAAAGCTGGGAACAGCCATGAAGATACCTGATAACACAAAGGATTTGGTTTGGCAAAAAGAAGCTTCGAGGAGACCAAATTTTCAGTGCAGCTCCAGCAAGAATTTTCCCATTTGCTCTTTTCGCCAAAGCGATAGCTTCCATGAGCCGCAGAGCTGGGTGCATTTTGCCTGCAGAAAGCAGCCCTGCCCACCACCACAGGCCACCCAGCATCCCCAACAGCAGGTCCCAATCCTGCCAGGATGCGGGAGGCTGCGATAGCCGTCTTGCCGCCGTGTTCAGATCGTTATTTCAGTACTTGTTGCAGTTACTGTTAAATGAAATTGAGCCAGGATGAGCAAGGACTGAGGAAGAGAGCCCATACCTTTTTATTATCCACCACTTTATGGATGTAGATGGTTGCTTGTGTGTACTCACGCAAGTCACGCTGCTGTTGGCATAACAGCCCTTCTCTGCACTCTGGACAGAGTTCTGGGGAGGCACAAAGGAAAAATGCACTTAATTGCTTCAGCTCCTTGGAGACACCTGCCCAATGCCTCTCACCGCTAACCTGGAGTGGATCACATAACCACGGGCATCTGCCAAGCTCCCTGTTTACCACTGATCCCCTTAGATCTGACCCTTTATCCGAAAAAGGAGCCATTTCCCAGGGAGTGGGCACCAATTAGCAAAAGAATAGAGTGCGGACAGTGGCAAAAGATTCACTCACGGGGCTCAGAGCCGTAAAGCGCACTCTCGGGGTCTGCCCCGGCAGCCTGTGTTCGGGTGATTTTGATGACGTGATCCACGACGAAGAGTTTTTGAATCCTCTCCCACTCGCTGGGCCATATTAGAGCTATACTGTGCAAAGGAACAAGAACGCGCTTTATGACATGGAAAAGCCAAGCTCTGAGCTCCTGAACAgtctccccttttcttttttagtctgttaatgaaagaaaagctgcaaaaccaATCCATAACTCCAGCTACATGGGAGGGCCTGTACGCCCAAGATAACAGGGAAACAGTAGCGTGTCATTAGTGACGCTGTTCTGCTCCAGTCATGCCggagggaggatggaggaggagaggagtaGAAGATCTGCTACTTTTAGTTCTGCAtcactgcagaagaaat from Accipiter gentilis chromosome 1, bAccGen1.1, whole genome shotgun sequence includes these protein-coding regions:
- the RAP1GAP gene encoding rap1 GTPase-activating protein 1 isoform X2; protein product: MAQQRHGIPPPLKTEEDYIPYPSVHEVLGREGPFPLILLPQFGGYWIEGTNHQLSGAPDSPHTPAPSTRARLEGNHTAKIYRKHFLGKEHFNYYSLDPALGHLVFSLKYDEQEHLHLLLRTRARTLHDVVPISCLAEFPNVVQMAKLVCEDVNVDRFYPVLYPKASRLILAFDEHVLSNHFKFGVIYQKLGQTSEEELFGTTEESPAFTEFLDILGQRVQLRDFKGFRGGLDVTHGQTGSESVYCHFRDKEIMFHVSTKLPYTEGDAQQLQRKRHIGNDIVAIVFQDENTPFVPDMIASNFLHAFVVVQLEQGGSQGTLYKVSVTARDDVPFFGPPLPDPAVFRKGPEFQEFLLTKLINAEYACYKAEKFAKLEERTRAALLETLHEELQARSQAMLGLGPDDERPDNGAAAPGFFESFKSLLVPGSRRGRRGSAIGLGSVEEALLVPGKSPSRRRPGPLASRRSSAIGIESIQEAPAGRDGPAAAPAAPEGACSAHSSPESRRHPDRAEKPEPPDFSRSSSSASSFGSATEEPSEPGRESRSPSGTHRDAFTDTPWPDDPPGIPPGHRPPDPPCPEIKIQLERPPHNPGS
- the RAP1GAP gene encoding rap1 GTPase-activating protein 1 isoform X1 codes for the protein MAQQRHGIPPPLKTEEDYIPYPSVHEVLGREGPFPLILLPQFGGYWIEGTNHQLSGAPDSPHTPAPSTRARLEGNHTAKIYRKHFLGKEHFNYYSLDPALGHLVFSLKYDEQEHLHLLLRTRARTLHDVVPISCLAEFPNVVQMAKLVCEDVNVDRFYPVLYPKASRLILAFDEHVLSNHFKFGVIYQKLGQTSEEELFGTTEESPAFTEFLDILGQRVQLRDFKGFRGGLDVTHGQTGSESVYCHFRDKEIMFHVSTKLPYTEGDAQQLQRKRHIGNDIVAIVFQDENTPFVPDMIASNFLHAFVVVQLEQGGSQGTLYKVSVTARDDVPFFGPPLPDPAVFRKGPEFQEFLLTKLINAEYACYKAEKFAKLEERTRAALLETLHEELQARSQAMLGLGPDDERPDNGAAAPGFFESFKSLLVPGSRRGRRGSAIGLGSVEEALLVPGKSPSRRRPGPLASRRSSAIGIESIQEAPAGRDGPAAAPAAPEGACSAHSSPESRRHPDRAEKPEPPDFSRSSSSASSFGSATEEPSEPGRESRSPSGTHRDAFTDTPWPDDPPGIPPGHRPPDPPCPEIKIQLERPPHNPVRLCPPPPPSAPILGAPILGCTH
- the RAP1GAP gene encoding rap1 GTPase-activating protein 1 isoform X3 → MAQQRHGIPPPLKTEEDYIPYPSVHEVLGREGPFPLILLPQFGGYWIEGTNHQLSGAPDSPHTPAPSTRARLEGNHTAKIYRKHFLGKEHFNYYSLDPALGHLVFSLKYDEQEHLHLLLRTRARTLHDVVPISCLAEFPNVVQMAKLVCEDVNVDRFYPVLYPKASRLILAFDEHVLSNHFKFGVIYQKLGQTSEEELFGTTEESPAFTEFLDILGQRVQLRDFKGFRGGLDVTHGQTGSESVYCHFRDKEIMFHVSTKLPYTEGDAQQLQRKRHIGNDIVAIVFQDENTPFVPDMIASNFLHAFVVVQLEQGGSQGTLYKVSVTARDDVPFFGPPLPDPAVFRKGPEFQEFLLTKLINAEYACYKAEKFAKLEERTRAALLETLHEELQARSQAMLGLGPDDERPDNGAAAPGFFESFKSLLVPGSRRGRRGSAIGLGSVEEALLVPGKSPSRRRPGPLASRRSSAIGIESIQEAPAGRAEKPEPPDFSRSSSSASSFGSATEEPSEPGRESRSPSGTHRDAFTDTPWPDDPPGIPPGHRPPDPPCPEIKIQLERPPHNPVRLCPPPPPSAPILGAPILGCTH